The Cryobacterium roopkundense sequence TCCCTTGGCCTTGGCCACGAGCGAGGGAGGCGAGAGCGCGCCGAGCTCCGGGTCGGTGAATCGCACGAGCGCCTCGAAGGCCCAAATCTGGCTTGTCACGAGGCTCACGATGGGCTGGTACGCCATTTCGAGCAGACCTTCCCTGATGGCTTCGGCCACGCTGTCGTTCACCTGCGGCGAGCCGTGCCCCGAAATGCTGATGCTGCTCTCGTGGGCGGGACCACCGCTGCGGCGGGATTTCTTGACCGCCAGCATGCTCTGGTCGGCATCGAGAACGAGCTGGGAGACATCCGTTTCGCGGTGCGCCGAATAGGCCAGGCCGATGCTGAGCAGGGGGCGCACGGTGTTCTGCCCGAGAATGAGTGGCTCGCCGGATGCCACGAGGATAGTTTCGGCGACTCCCTTGGCCTCTGCGAGGGACGACAGCCGGGTGAGGATGATGACGAACTCGTCTCCACCAACCCGGGCGACCACGTCGAAGGGGCGAACGGCGAGGCGGAGCCGGTTACCGAGGGCGCGCAGCACGTCGTCGCCGGCCTGGTGGCCCAGCCTGTCGTTGAGCCGTTTGAACTCGTCGAGGTCGAGGAAGAGCACCGCGAGGGCCTCGGAGTAGCTGCGGTGGTCGTTGATGTTGGCGAGCGCCTCTTGGAAGGCACCGTAATTCGGCAGTCCGGTGAGCGGATCGGTGTTAGCCCGCAGGGTGAGGCCGCCGATATCGTCGCGGGCGCGCACCACCACGTCGGTCGTGTGCGCGAGGGCGTCGAGGGCGCGCTGATCGTCGGTGTTGAAGGCAACGTCCATGGCATCGCGGTGCGCCACGATGAAGAGCAGTTGGCCTTCCACGAGGGTGACGGCCGCGGCGATCTCGCGCGGGGACCCCGGATGGTTCTGGATGGTGACGGACTCGGCGCCGATCGCCTCGGCCACGGCGCGGCGCACGAGGTCGGCGAAGGACGCAGAGTCGGCCGCGTGGCCGAACGACTTCGCGTTGAGAGCGGCGGTTCCGCGGATGAGTCCGTTGAAGCGTCGGCGCATGTCCACGAGGCGCACGCTCGACTTGGTCGCCACGGCGAGCACCGTGAGCAGCAGCAGCACGGCGATGGCGTTGCGGGTCTGCACCTCCGCCCTGAAATACGGCAGGGCGGGGTCGTTCCAGAAGGCGGCGAGCGCGGTCAGCGACGCGGCGCCGGACAAGATGACAGCACCCCGCAACCGATTGGCCTGCGTGAACGCGCCGAGATCCCACGGCGCTGCGATGCTCAGCCTGCGGAGGGCCTCCACCAGCAGGGTGGCAACGACATACGAGAGGGCCGAGAGCAGCACGGCGAGCAGGATGGGGACATCCGCTGAACGCAGCCAGGAGAAGATGGTGAGGTTGAGGGCGGCTCCTGCCCCCACCAGACCTCCCGCGTAGAGGGCGATCGACCAGCGTCGGGTGCGGGCGAGGGCGCGCAGCAGTGCCCCGAGGGCGAGCACGCCCACCGCCGCTTCTGCGCCCAGGACCGGGGCCAGAATGGGAAGGGCGATGATGGGAAGGCTGAAGGACATACTGCGAAACGGCACCCAGCCCACCCAGAACCGGTTGGATTCCAGAGCGACTACGCAACCGAACCCCACGAGGGCGATCAGCCAGTGCGCGTCGGATTGCCTGAGCATCCGCATCGCGGCGTCGATGATGACGGCGGCGCCGAAGGTCGCGAAAAGCACGAACCCCGCCCGTCGCACGCCATCCCACACCCGATTGTGACTCACACGACCAAAGTTTAGTCCAGAGGGGACCCATTTCGGGGGCCAGTTCGCGCCACCGCCCCCGACCCGCTGCCCTCGTCGGTCGCACGGCGCCGGTCGCCCCCGCCGGGCGAGGCTCGACGGAGGAGCGCTTGGATCGAGCTCGTCGAGATGAGACCCCGCAAGCCACCCCCGACCCCGCTGTGACGAGGTATGCGGGGCGAGCTAGGCCCTGACGAGCTCGGCGGCCACGAGCTCCGCGATCTGCACCGCATTGAGGGCGGCACCCTTGCGCAGGTTGTCGTTGCTGATGAAGAGGGCGAGGCCGCGGTTGTTCGGCACTCCAGGATCCTGGCGGATGCGGCCGACGAAGCTCGCGTCCTGGCCGGCGGCCTGCAGCGGGGTCGGAATGTCCGTGAGCTCGACACCCGGGGCATCCGTCAGCAGCTCGCGGGCGCGGGCGACGGTAAGCGGGTGCGCGAATTCCACGTTGATCGACAGCGAGTGCCCGGTGAAAACCGGAACGCGCACGCACGTGCCCGAGACGAGCAGGTCCGGCAGCTCGAGGATCTTGCGGCTCTCGTTGCGCAGCTTCTGCTCTTCGTCGGTCTCGAAGGTGCCGTCGTCGACGATCGAACCGGCGAGCGGAATGACGTCGAAGGCGATCGGGCGAGCGTAGATCGTGGGGTTCGGTAGTGCCACGGCGGTGCCGTCGTGCACGAGTCCGAGAAGGTTTTCGTCCTGCACGGCCACGCGCACCTGGGAGGCGAGTTCGAAGGCGCCGGCCAGGCCGCTGCCAGAGACGGCCTGGTAGGTGCTTACGATGAGACGTTCGAGACCGGCCTCGTCGTGCAGCACCTTGAGCACGGGCATGGCGGCCATCGTGGTGCAGTTCGGGTTGGCGATAATGCCCTTGACAGCGAGCTTGATGGCTTCGGGGTTGACCTCGCTCACGACGAGGGGAACCTCGGGGTCTGTGCGCCAGCCGGACGAGTTGTCGATCACGGTGACACCGGCGGCGGCGAAACGGGGCGCCTGCGTCTTCGAGAGGGTGGCGCCGGCCGAGAAGATCGCCACGTCGAGCCCTGAAGGGTCGGCGGTGCTCGCGTCTTCGATCACGATGTCGGTGCCGTTCCACAGCAGCGTGTTGCCGGCCGACCGCGCAGACGCGAAGAAGCGGATGCTCGCCACCGGGAAGTCACGCTCGGCCAGCAGCTTGCGCACGACGGCTCCCACCTGGCCGGTGGCTCCGACGACGCCGATGTTGATTCCTGCGGTGCTGCTGGTCACGTGGATTCCTTACGTCGAGCGCGGTACTGCGAGTGTCTTCGGGGGGCTAATTCAGGAGATTCTGCCAGATAGTGATCTGAAGGGGCTGAACTGGACCCGCCCGGTGCGTTCTTCCTGAATTAGCCACCATAACTCCTGCAATTTCTGAAGCCGAAGAATCAGATCCGCGTAATGACGCGGGAGGTGGAAACTCAGCACTCAAATTGCAGGAGTTATGACGTGGGGGGAGGCGAGGGTGGCTAGCGGCCGGTGCCGCCGTGTACGGCGGCCGGCACGTCGCCGTCGAGCCCGAACGCCGTGTGCACCACGCGGAGGGCCTGGTTAATGGTGTCGGCGCGGGTGACGACGGAGATGCGGATCTCGCTCGTGGAGATCATCTCAATGTTGATTCCGGCTTCGTACAGCGCTTCGAACAGCTTCGCCGACACGCCAGTGTTGGTGCGCATGCCACCGCCCACGAGGGCGAGCTTGCCGATCTGGTCGTCGTACTGAAGGCTCTTGAAACCCACGTTCGACTGCTCGTTGGTGAGCGCCGTGAGCACCTGCTGGCCCTCGGACTTGGGCAGCGTGAACGAGATGTCGGTAAGACCCGTGGCCGCGGCGGAGACGTTCTGCACGATCATGTCAACGTTGGCGTTGGTTTTGGCCACGATCTTGAAGATGAGCGCGGCCTTTCCGGGAATGTCGGGAACGCCCACGACCGTGACCTTCGCTTCACTCAGGTCGGCGGCGATTCCGGCGATGATTGGCTCTTCCACTGTCTCTCCATTCGCGCGGGCAGTCTCGGCATTGAAGACGATGGTGCCGGTGTTGTTATTAAAGGACGACCGCACGTGCAGCGTCACGCCGTGGCGGCGGGCATATTCCACTGCACGTATATACAGAACCTTTGCGCCGGCGGCCGCGAGTTCGAGCATCTCTTCGCTCGAGACGCGGTCGAGCTTACGGGCATTCGGCACGACGCGAGGGTCCGCGGTGAAGACGCCATCGACATCCGTGTAGATCTCGCAGATATCTGCGTGGAGGGCCGCCGCGAGAGCCACGGCTGTGGTGTCCGAGCCGCCGCGGCCGAGGGTCGTAATGTCTTTGGTATCACGGTTGAAGCCCTGGAAGCCAGCCACGATGGCGACGGCGCCCTCGTCGAGAGCGTCACGGATGCGACCCGGGGTCACGTCGACGATACGCGCGGAGCCGTGGCTCGCGTCGGTGATCATGCCGGCCTGGCTGCCGGTGAACGAGCGGGCGTCGTAGCCCATGCTCTTGATGGCCATCGCGAGCAGGGCCATGGAGATGCGTTCACCGGCCGTGAGCAGCATGTCGAGCTCGCGCGGGGCCGGCAGCGGCGTGACCTGGTGGGCGAGGTCGAGCAGCTCGTCGGTGGAGTCGCCCATGGCCGAGACAGCCACCACAACCTCATTGCCGGCCTTGCGGGTGTCGACGATGCGCCGCGCAACCCGTTTGATGCTTTCGGCGTCGGCGACGGATGATCCGCCGAACTTCTGCACGATCAAAGCCAAAGTCACTCCTGAGCTGGGGGGATTGGGGCTGCGCCCAAGCCCCCAGTATAAATGTCACGCCTGATCGGTGCCCACCATGTGACGCCTCGCGACGTGCCGGGGCATCCGCTCGCTGGGCCCACCTTGTGAACGCAGGCCCAGTTTCTAGACTGGGCCCGCGTTCCGGGCCCGGGCCCCGTGCAGAGGGAGGCTAGTGGGTGACCTCGCGGCGGCCCTCGAAGGCGCGGCCGAGGGTGACCTCGTCGGCGTATTCGAGGTCGCCACCGACCGGGAGGCCCGATGCGAGGCGGGTGACCTTGATCTCGAGTGTCGTGAGCAGGCGTGACAGGTAGGTGGCGGTCGCCTCTCCCTCAAGGTTCGGGTCCGTGGCGATGATGACTTCCTGCACGGTGTTGTCGGCGAGGCGCTGCATGAGCTGGCGAATGCGCAGGTCGTCGGGCCCGACCCCGTCGATGGGACTGATCGCCCCGCCGAGCACGTGGTACAGACCTTTGAACTCGCGGGTACGCTCGATCGCAACGACATCCTTGGCCTCTTCAACCACGCAGATGAGCGCGGGGTTGCGGCGCGGATCCCGGCAGATCAGGCAGGTGGGCTGCTCCGACACGTTGCCGCAAATGTCACAGAATCGCACCTTGTCCCGCACCTCGAGCAACACGTTGGCGAGGCGCGTCACATCTACCTTCTCGGTCTGCAGAATGTGGAACGCGATGCGCTGCGCTGACTTCGGCCCGATCCCCGGCAGCTGCCCGAGCTCGTCGATCAGTTCCTGAACGATGCCTTCGTACATGGCCTAGTCGCCTCTCGGTCGCGGTGCGGCCGCGAAGTACGGCTGTTCTTCAATGAATGTCGCGCCGAGGATCTCGCGCACTACGGCCTCGCCGTAACGCTGCTTCTCCGCGAAGCTCGGGCCCGGAGTCGAGCGCGCCTGGGCAGCCTTGCCTGGCCTCGTCGGAGCGGATGCCGCCGGCGCGGTGGAAACGGCCGTCACGGCAGCTGGCACCGGGGGTTGGGTTGGCCGGGAATCCGGGCCGGCCGAGCCGTAAGCCGGCGCGCGTTCGCTGCGGGGAGCGTCCCGCTCCGGCGGCACGTCGTCGTCGAAGGGCGGCGGCACATCGTTGAAGGGCGGCTCGTCGTCGCGAAAGGGCGGCTCGGAGTCGTCGTCGCGAGACACCGGGGATGGAGCGACAACCGGCACCGTTGGCGTGGGTGCCGGCGTTGCAGCCGGTGCGGGAGCGACAGGCGCCGGCGCGGGAGCTACAGACGTCGGTGTGGAGGCGCCGGGGATGGCCACGGTGGTCCAGCCGTTCGTGGCCACGGGGGCGACGGGGGCCGGGGCCGCAGCGTCGGCGGACGCAGCGTCGGCGAGCCCCGTAGCGTCGGCGACCGCGATCGGGGCCGCGGCTGCGACTGCGACTGGGTCCGCGGCTGCGACTGCGACTGGGTCCGCAGGCGAGGCACCCGAATCGGCGGCCGGTGCGGGGACCGAAGCCGTTGCCCACGGTTCGTCGTCGACCGCATCATCGTCGGCAGCATCGACCGGGGCGGCAGGCGCGGCCGGCGCCGGTGGCGCGTCGGGCGTCGGCGGCTGGGGCGGGCGCGGCTCCTCTCTGGCGATGAATTTCACCTTGAGACCGAGCACGGCCACGATCGCGGTGCGCAGAAAGTCGCTCACGCCCATTCCCGGCGCCGGCGAATGCTTGAAACTGGCCACATCGGCCTCGCTCGGGAAGGACAGCACGAGGATGTCGTCGCCGCGCAGCTCGATCAGATGCGCCGTGTACGCCACGAGCCACGCACCCACCTTGGCGGTGCGCACGGCCTCGAGAATCTCCGGCCAGGAATCCTGCAGCTGCGCAAACGTCACGGGCCCAACGGGCATCGTGCGCACCGGCGGCGGTGTGGCTTCCACAACGGATGCCGCAGCGCGAGCCGGCGTGTCGCCCTCGGCTCGGTCTCGGCTCGGTGCGTCCGCCACGGGAGCAGCGCCCGCGGCCGCGACCGGCCAGTCGGCCCGGGCCGGCGCGGCGGGAGCGACAACCGGCGCCGCGGGTGCCACCGGCGCGGCCGCAGCAGGCCGGGCGGCCCGCGGCAACACCGGCGCCACCGCACCAGCACCAGCACCAGCACCAGCCTCGCCGTCCACGCCGATGCGCCGCTCCAGCCGTTCGACGCGCGCGAGCGCCCCGCGGGTGGAATCGTCGGTGGCCGGAATCAGCGCGCGCGCGATCATTAGCTCAAGGTGCAGTCGCGGAGAGGTCGCGCCCGACATCTCGGTGAGGGCGGCGTTGAGAATGTCAGCGGTGCGGGAGAGTTCGGCCGGCCCGAACTGCGCGGCCTGCCCCGCCATCCGGTCGATTTCGTCCTGCGGAACCCCACGCAGCACGGCCGCGGCCCCGGCAGCGGATGTCGCCGCCACCACGATGAGGTCACGCATCCGTTCGAGCAGGTCTTCAACGAACCGGCGCGGATCCTGCCCGGTCTGGATCACGCGATCGGCCGCGTCGAAGGCGGCCCCGGCGTCGCGGGCGCCGAGGGCGTCGATCGCGTCGTCGAGCAGCGTGGCGCTCGTATAACCGAGCAGCGCCACGGCGCGCTCGTACTCCACGGTGTGCCCGTCGGAGCCGGCCATGAGCTGGTCGAGCAGGGAGAGCGTGTCGCGCGGCGAGCCTCCGCCGGCACGCACCACGAGGGGCAGCACCCCTGGTGCGACCTGCATCTTCTCGGTCTCGCACATCTGCTGCACGTAGTCGAGCATCGGCGCCGGCGGCACCAGCCGGAACGGGTAGTGGTGGGTGCGCGAGCGGATGGTGCCGATGACCTTCTCGGGTTCGGTCGTGGCGAAGATGAACTTCACGTGCTCCGGCGGCTCTTCCACAATCTTGAGCAGGGCGTTGAACCCCTGCGGCGTCACCATGTGCGCCTCGTCGAGGATGAAGATCTTGTAGCGATCGCGGGCCGGCGCAAAAATCGCCCGCTCGCGAATGTCGCGGGCGTCGTCGACGCCATTGTGGCTCGCCGCGTCTATTTCCACCACGTCGAGCGATCCCCCGCCGTCGCGGGCGAGTTCGACGCAGCTCGGGCACACGCCGCAGGGCGTGTCCGTGGGGCCCTCGGCGCAGTTCAAGCAGCGCGCCAGGATGCGCGCCGACGTGGTCTTGCCACAGCCGCGCGGCCCGCTGAACAGGTAGGCGTGATTGACGCGGTTGGTGCGCAGCGCCGTCATCAGCGGTTCAGTCACTTGGGACTGACCGATCATCTCGGCAAAGGTCTCTGGCCGGTAGCGGCGATACAGTGCGGTAACCACAGATCAATGGTACTTGGCCCCGCCGACACCGCAGGCAAGAGCGGCCGAGCCCGGAGCATCCGCTGGCAGAGAGGCCCGCACACGGTAAGGAGCCTCGGGGGCCGCCCGAAGGCGACCCTCACGGCTCAGGGACGGGGATCGTGTGACCCCGGCGGCGGGGACGGCCGAGGCCACACGAGTTTAGGAGAGGGAGTCGCGGCGGCGCCGAGCTACCAGCAGGACCGCACCTCCCAGGAGCAGAGCGAGAATGCCGAACCCGAGTGCCGGCAGCCCCGTGAATCCGGTGCTCGAGAGAGCCGCCGGTGCCGCAGTCGTCACCACGGTCGCGGCCACGTAGCTGAACGCGCCCCCGATCGTGCCGACTCCACAGGTTCCGCCGCCCACGACCGTGACATCCACGACTCCGGTGCCGGCCGGAGAGACCGCCGTGATCTGCGAGTCACTGCCCACCGTGAAACTAGTCGCGGCCGTTGTGCCGAAGAACACGTCCGTCGCTCCGGTGAAGCAGCTGCCGGTGATGGTCACCGTCGTGCCGCCCGTTGCCGGGCCACTCGGCGGATCGACAGTGGTCACAACTGTCACCGGCGTGAACGTGAAGTCCAGCGGAGCGGATGCCCCACCCGGCGTGGTCACCACCACCGGCACCAGACCCGCGGTGTGCGCCGGGGTGGTGAGGGTGATCGTGGTGTCATTCACGAAGGTGAACGGAACCGAGGCGCCGTCGATCGTAACAGCCGTGGTGCCGGTGAATCCGGTGCCCGTGATCGTCACGACCGTTCCGCCGGTGACCGGACCCGTGTTGGGCGCGAGCGACGTGGCCACCGGGACCGGCAGGTAGGTGAACCCGTCCGGCAGCGTGCCGCTTCCGCAGGTTCCCACGCCCACGACGGTGACGTCGACCGTACCCAGGCCGGCCGGAGCCACCGCGGTGATGGTCGCGTCATCCACGACGGTGACACTCGTGGCCGGCGTGGTGCCGAACAGAACCACCGTGGCCGCCGTGAAGCAGACACCCGTAATGGTCACCGTGGTGCCGCCAGCTTCAGGCCCCGAGTTCGGAACCACCGTGGTGACATCTGTCACCGGGGTGAACGTGAAGTCCAGCGGAGCGGATGCCCCACCGGGCGTGGTCACCACCACCGGCACCAGACCTGCGGCGTGAGCCGGGGTGGTGAAGGTGATCGTGGTGTCATTCACGAAGGTGAACGGAACCGAGACTCCCCCGATCGTGACAGCCGTGGCGCCGGTGAATCCGGTGCCCGTGATCGTCACGACCGTTCCGCCGGTGACCGGACCTGTGTTCGGCGTGAGGGACGTTGCAACCGGAACCGGTATGAACGTGAATCCGGCCGGCGCCGAGTTGCCGTTCGGCGCGACCACGACGACGTTCACGAGACCCGGCGCGTGCACCGGGGTCGTGACCGTGATCTGCGTGTCGGAGTTGACGACGACCGTGGCCGCCGACGTGCCGCCAAAGGTCACGTCCGTTGCCGCGGAGAAACCGGTGCCCGTGATCACAACGCTCGTGCCGCCGGTCTCCGGCCCACTAAGGGGAACCAGGCCGGTGATGACGGCGTCGGGAACGTCGGTGAACGTGAAGTCCAGCGGAGCGGATGCCCCACCCGGGGAGGTCACTACCACCGGCACCACACCCGGCACGTGGGCCGCGGTGGTGAAGGTGATCGTGGCGTCATCGACGACCACAAACGGCACCGAGACACCGTCAACCGTGACGTCGGTCGTGCTGGTGAACCCCGACCCGTCGATCGTCACGGGCGTGCCGCCGGTCTCCGGGCCGTTGTCGGGCGTGAGGGAGGTGGCAACAGGGATCGGGTCGAACGTGAAAGCGCCCGGAGCCGAGTTGCCATTCGGGGAGAGCACGATCACATTCGTCGGTCCGGCGGCGTGCGGCGGCGTGATCACGGTGATCTGCGTGTCGGAATCCACCGTCACGGTGGGCGCGAACGTTCCGTTGAACGTCACCGCCGTGGCGCCGGTGAATCCGGTGCCCGTTATCACGACGCTCGTGCCACCCGCGACCGGCCCATGATCGGGCACGATTCCGGTGATCACGGGGTCGGGAACGTCGGTGAACGTGAAGTCCAACGGAGCGGATGCCCCACCAGGCCCTGTCACCACCACCGGCACCACGGCCGGCAGGTGCGCCGGAGTGGTGAACGTAATCGTGGCGTCATCGACGACCACGAAGGGAACAGAGGCACCATCGATGGTCACCGAGCTGGCCCCGGTGAACCCGGACCCGTCGATCGTCACCGCTGTGCCACCGGTCTCCGGACCGTTGTCCGGAGTCAGCGAGAGGCCAACCGGCAGCGGCGTGAACGTAAAGTCCGCAGGGGCCGAATCGCCATTCGGCGACAGCACCACCACGTCTACGAGGCCCGGAGCATGCGCAGGGGTCGTCACCGTGATCTGCGTGTCGGAGTCAACCACCACCGTGGCCGCCGACACACCGTCGAAGGTCACATCCGTTGCGCCGGTGAACCCGGTACCCGTGATGACTACCGTCGTGCCACCGGCCTCCGGCCCATTATCAGGCACCAGACCGGTGATCACCGCGGCCGGCAGGTACGTGTAGGCATCGGGCAGCGTGCCCGTGCCGCACGTTCCGCCGCCGGTCACCGTGACGTCCACGAGACCCACGCCGGCCGGAACGACAGCAGTGATGGTCGTGTCATTCACCACCACGAAGCTCGTGGCGGGAGTGGCCCCGAAGAGTACGGAGGTGGCGCCGGTGAAGCAGACGCCGGTGATGGTCACGGTGTTGGCGCCCGCCTCCGGGCCCGTGTTGGGAACGACGGTGGTCACCTGGGTGACCGGAGTGAACAAGAAGTCGAGCGGAGCGGAGTTGCCGGCCACGTCGACCACGACCACCGGCACGACTCCGGGCGCGTGCGCCGGGGTGGTGAAGGTGATGGTGGCGTCATCGACGACGACGAAGGGAACGGATGCGCCGTCGACGGTGAGGTCGGTGGCTCCGGTGAACCCGGAACCGTTGACCGTGACCGGCGTGCCTCCGGTCTCTGGGCCGTTGTCGGGCACGAGGGACGTGGCGGTGGCCGCCACGGCGAGCGCGTTCACGCCAACGCGTCCTGTGCCGAGGTCGAGGGTGAGGGCGTTCGCGAGTGGAAGGACCGTGACCCGCAGAGCCGTTTCGGTGAAGACACCGGCGGTCGTGGACTGGTTGTTCACGGTGAGGGTGAGGGTTTCATCGAGCACGGGCGCGAGCGCCGGCAGCACGTTCGCGACCACGGGGGCTAGCACGGTGTCGCTCAGCGCGTTCACCGCATCCGTCACGAGAGTGATCGGCGCCGCGAGCGCGGTAACGACGGAGGCGAGACCGCCGCCGAGGCCCAGGCCGAGACCGGCAAGGGTGATGCCGGTGGTGTCGCCGGCCAGCAAAGCGGCGGCCGTGGTGTTCACGGTGAGGATAGGGATGCCGAGGATCGTAGCGCCGCCGGTGACGGTGATGGCGTCGACCGCGGCGAGCAGGGCGGCCTCCACGTTTGTGGTGAGCCCGGTGACAAGCCCGAGGATGTTCGCGGTGATGGTGTTGATGACGGCGGCGGTGAGGATCTCGGTGTTCGCCGGCAACCCGTTGAGGGCGGTGATCTGGTCGAGATCGACCGTGACGGTGCCGGTGGAGAGGTCAATCGAGACACCGGGGAAGGCCGGGTCGGTGAGCGGAACCGCGAGGAGGCCGGCCACGGCCGCGGCCAGGTCGGGAGTGCTCGCCGTGATGTTGGTGCTCACCAGTGGGCTGAGGCCGCCGAGGAGCGTGTCGATGTCGACGGTGAGGTCGGCGCTGAGGCCGTTCACATCTGTCTGCAGGGCCGCCACGAGGGTGTTGATGTCGGCGCTCACGGCGGCCAGCGTGGGGCTCGTGAAGCTGAGTTGGGCATCCGCTATCTCGTAGGTGCCCGTGGCAGCGCCAGGGGCGGCCTGCGCGGCGCGGCCGGCGACGGCTCCCACCGTGAGGTCGAGGTTGGCGACCTCGGCGAGCAGCGTGGGCGAAAGGCCGAGGGAACCGACAACCTCGCTGAGACTCAGCGACAGCGGCCCGGGGGCGACGCCCGGAGCCGGGGTGATGCCGGTGCCGATGGTGCCGGTGTCGGAGACGAGCCCGGACGCTCCCACCGACGACGCATCGGCGAGCGCGCTCGCGTACTGCGACACGACGCCCGCCGTGGCGAGGTCGAGGGGAACCTGAATGCCGCCGGGAACGGCGATGTTCACCAAGCCGAGGGCGGTGAGGTCGAGGTTGTTGGCGTTGGTCTGGTCGGCAGTGCCGTCGCTCGTGGCGGTTTCTCCTGCGAGGCTGGCCGCGAGCGCGAGGTCGAGGTCGATCAGGGAACCGGAGAGAAACTGCCCTTCGGCATTGGACGTGTCGCCGGGGGCGGCCTGCGCCGACACGGCTCCGGCACCCACGAAGAGGGCGGTGATGGCCACAACAGACGCGAACCTGAGAACGCGATGGCCCCGGGCCGGTTCGACGCGCTTGTGTCGCGCCGCCCCTCCGGGAGTTGCGCTGGTGTTGCCAAAGTAAGCGGATTTAGTCACAGGGTCCACCTTGGGTTGGGCCACGTTCGCAACTTCAAGGCCCCCGCCCCACGAATCGTGGTTTCACACTGGCGCTCACGCTACGCTCCCACATCATCACAAATCAAGAAAATTTACGTCAAATATCAAGCCCCAGTACGGGGATTTTTCAGCCGCGAGAACTACGTCACTGAGTTTTTTTCAGAAACCCTATGCCCCCCGTTCGGGGGACAGTAGGCTGTGTCCACAACTCGAGGCAATTTCGACCTGCGAGGCGCCGCTCCACGACACGCGAAGGCGAACATGCTTGCGGGATACCCCCATTCGGGGACCTTAGGACAGATCACCGCGATGAGGAACCCTTAGCCACTAAGGCACCCGCGGCAGCACGGCCCACAAAGAAAAAAGCGGGACAATAATGAACACGACCGAACCGACCTCCACCCGCACCCTCGGCCGAAAGGCGAGGGCCCTTCTGGCGGGCGGCCTCGTGCTCGGCGTCGGCGCTGCCATCACCCTCGCCGTGTGGAACGACTCCGAGTTCGCCACCGGAACCTTCACGTCGGGCCACTTCAACATGCTCGGCAGCGTGGACGGCACCACCTTCACCAACCACCCCTCCGGCACCCCCGGCGCCCTGAGCTTCAGCGTGGGCTTCGACAACCTCGCACCGGACGAGGTCACCTCCGCGCCCTTCGTCGTGCACCTCGACGCCGACACCACAACGGATGCCGTGGTGAGTGTCAACTCCGCAGGCGTCTCCGGCACGGCCGCCGCCGACCTGACCTACGGGATTCGGCAGGTCGCCTCCGTCGTCGCCTGCACACCCACGACGACCGCCGGCACCGTCATCGTTCCCGCCGGCACCCTGCTCAGCTCCGTGACGGGCGCGTCGACCTTCGACCTCCCGATGAGCGTTGACGGCATCGTCGTGGGCGCCGACGCGTTCCTGTGCATTCAGGTCACCGGCAGCTCGACACTCGAACAGGACACCACCGCCACCGGAACCTGGGAGTTGCTCGCCACCTCGACGCCCGCCGTCTGATAGTCATGTTCCCCGCC is a genomic window containing:
- a CDS encoding DNA polymerase III subunit gamma and tau, whose translation is MVTALYRRYRPETFAEMIGQSQVTEPLMTALRTNRVNHAYLFSGPRGCGKTTSARILARCLNCAEGPTDTPCGVCPSCVELARDGGGSLDVVEIDAASHNGVDDARDIRERAIFAPARDRYKIFILDEAHMVTPQGFNALLKIVEEPPEHVKFIFATTEPEKVIGTIRSRTHHYPFRLVPPAPMLDYVQQMCETEKMQVAPGVLPLVVRAGGGSPRDTLSLLDQLMAGSDGHTVEYERAVALLGYTSATLLDDAIDALGARDAGAAFDAADRVIQTGQDPRRFVEDLLERMRDLIVVAATSAAGAAAVLRGVPQDEIDRMAGQAAQFGPAELSRTADILNAALTEMSGATSPRLHLELMIARALIPATDDSTRGALARVERLERRIGVDGEAGAGAGAGAVAPVLPRAARPAAAAPVAPAAPVVAPAAPARADWPVAAAGAAPVADAPSRDRAEGDTPARAAASVVEATPPPVRTMPVGPVTFAQLQDSWPEILEAVRTAKVGAWLVAYTAHLIELRGDDILVLSFPSEADVASFKHSPAPGMGVSDFLRTAIVAVLGLKVKFIAREEPRPPQPPTPDAPPAPAAPAAPVDAADDDAVDDEPWATASVPAPAADSGASPADPVAVAAADPVAVAAAAPIAVADATGLADAASADAAAPAPVAPVATNGWTTVAIPGASTPTSVAPAPAPVAPAPAATPAPTPTVPVVAPSPVSRDDDSEPPFRDDEPPFNDVPPPFDDDVPPERDAPRSERAPAYGSAGPDSRPTQPPVPAAVTAVSTAPAASAPTRPGKAAQARSTPGPSFAEKQRYGEAVVREILGATFIEEQPYFAAAPRPRGD
- a CDS encoding IPT/TIG domain-containing protein, encoding MTKSAYFGNTSATPGGAARHKRVEPARGHRVLRFASVVAITALFVGAGAVSAQAAPGDTSNAEGQFLSGSLIDLDLALAASLAGETATSDGTADQTNANNLDLTALGLVNIAVPGGIQVPLDLATAGVVSQYASALADASSVGASGLVSDTGTIGTGITPAPGVAPGPLSLSLSEVVGSLGLSPTLLAEVANLDLTVGAVAGRAAQAAPGAATGTYEIADAQLSFTSPTLAAVSADINTLVAALQTDVNGLSADLTVDIDTLLGGLSPLVSTNITASTPDLAAAVAGLLAVPLTDPAFPGVSIDLSTGTVTVDLDQITALNGLPANTEILTAAVINTITANILGLVTGLTTNVEAALLAAVDAITVTGGATILGIPILTVNTTAAALLAGDTTGITLAGLGLGLGGGLASVVTALAAPITLVTDAVNALSDTVLAPVVANVLPALAPVLDETLTLTVNNQSTTAGVFTETALRVTVLPLANALTLDLGTGRVGVNALAVAATATSLVPDNGPETGGTPVTVNGSGFTGATDLTVDGASVPFVVVDDATITFTTPAHAPGVVPVVVVDVAGNSAPLDFLFTPVTQVTTVVPNTGPEAGANTVTITGVCFTGATSVLFGATPATSFVVVNDTTITAVVPAGVGLVDVTVTGGGTCGTGTLPDAYTYLPAAVITGLVPDNGPEAGGTTVVITGTGFTGATDVTFDGVSAATVVVDSDTQITVTTPAHAPGLVDVVVLSPNGDSAPADFTFTPLPVGLSLTPDNGPETGGTAVTIDGSGFTGASSVTIDGASVPFVVVDDATITFTTPAHLPAVVPVVVTGPGGASAPLDFTFTDVPDPVITGIVPDHGPVAGGTSVVITGTGFTGATAVTFNGTFAPTVTVDSDTQITVITPPHAAGPTNVIVLSPNGNSAPGAFTFDPIPVATSLTPDNGPETGGTPVTIDGSGFTSTTDVTVDGVSVPFVVVDDATITFTTAAHVPGVVPVVVTSPGGASAPLDFTFTDVPDAVITGLVPLSGPETGGTSVVITGTGFSAATDVTFGGTSAATVVVNSDTQITVTTPVHAPGLVNVVVVAPNGNSAPAGFTFIPVPVATSLTPNTGPVTGGTVVTITGTGFTGATAVTIGGVSVPFTFVNDTTITFTTPAHAAGLVPVVVTTPGGASAPLDFTFTPVTDVTTVVPNSGPEAGGTTVTITGVCFTAATVVLFGTTPATSVTVVDDATITAVAPAGLGTVDVTVVGVGTCGSGTLPDGFTYLPVPVATSLAPNTGPVTGGTVVTITGTGFTGTTAVTIDGASVPFTFVNDTTITLTTPAHTAGLVPVVVTTPGGASAPLDFTFTPVTVVTTVDPPSGPATGGTTVTITGSCFTGATDVFFGTTAATSFTVGSDSQITAVSPAGTGVVDVTVVGGGTCGVGTIGGAFSYVAATVVTTAAPAALSSTGFTGLPALGFGILALLLGGAVLLVARRRRDSLS
- a CDS encoding SipW-dependent-type signal peptide-containing protein, with protein sequence MNTTEPTSTRTLGRKARALLAGGLVLGVGAAITLAVWNDSEFATGTFTSGHFNMLGSVDGTTFTNHPSGTPGALSFSVGFDNLAPDEVTSAPFVVHLDADTTTDAVVSVNSAGVSGTAAADLTYGIRQVASVVACTPTTTAGTVIVPAGTLLSSVTGASTFDLPMSVDGIVVGADAFLCIQVTGSSTLEQDTTATGTWELLATSTPAV